Below is a window of Populus alba chromosome 2, ASM523922v2, whole genome shotgun sequence DNA.
TTtgttgttaacagagtctgtcagtacatgcatgctcctacagatttcCATTGGGCTGCTGTTAAACGCATACTCCGTTATCTCAAAGGAACGGCTTCTCATGGTTTTCATATCACTCGAGGTACCTCCTTTGCTCTtcatggttttacagatgctgattgggctgggagtattgatgatcgcaagtctacgggtggttatcttgttttctttggtcAAACACCGATTTCctggaaatccggcaagcaacgtaCAGTTGCTCGCTCTtccactgaggctgagtataaagccttagCAGATGGTACTGCTGAGGTCATCTGGCTTCAATATTTGTTAAGAGATCTTCAGGTTCCCTCCATCTCAGCTCCTattatttggtgtgataatcttggtgctacttatctctcagcaaatcctatctttcatgctcgtactaagcatgttgaggtAGACTATCATTTTGTCCGTGACCGGGTagcaaagaaggaaattcaAATTCGGTTTATcccctctcaggatcaacttgctgatgtcTTCACCAAACCACTTTCCGCTGCGTCCTTTACTGCCTTCAGGTTCAAGCTTCGGGtcgatcctccaccctcagcttgagggggcatattatagaatgtatatcatgtatatctatacataggatattaatgtaatgtaggattaatccaatgttgtaatccctaTGGTTACTACTGTATTCTgccctacatatataaataggaaaggttggctaaggctaaACCTAAGACATTCAGTAATTCTCAACTTGTAGTAATGCAGTGGTTTAtagtaaatatatttatatattaattagatgCTTGTCTTCAATCGAAATCGAAAGTACACACTTAAGAACACTGCAACTCCGGTGATTTACAAGCCACCACATTACCAAGTTCATCCTAAACGATGTTCTGAgcttatgtaaaaataaaagtccGTATTATTAAGATAATACATGATCCAAATATCCTTTCTTCAACATACCAGATCCACCAGCTGATCGAtgtttaatttaagattttcctAAAAAGGATCTGCGCTCCATATTGAGGCTGAACGGTTAGAAAGTCGGCCGGAGCATGAACATATTTTGGGGATACCACAAACGAAAATTGTCTAATGATCACAGCTAGAACAAGTTTGATCTCAACAAGGGCTAATTTCTGTCCGACACACGTTCTAGGGCCTAAACCCCATGGGAAAAAGGAGCTTGAATGCTTCCGAGGCTCGCAAAACCTTAGAGGATTGAACTTGTCAGCGTCTTCTCCCCAGATCTTTGTGTCATGGTGATTTGCAATCACGGCTAAAATGAGTGGTGTGTTAGCAGGAATGTGGAGGCCCTGAAGCTTAACATCTTTGCATGTCTCCCTCACCAACATTGTGACCGGAGTGTAAAGTCGAATTGCTTCGTGTAGTATCATATTTATCTGTTCAGACAATGAGAACCAACAACAGACTAATAAGAGAATGAATGTTTCAAAAACAAACCATTGGACAAATCCAGAGCTTCGTAAATATTGGCCATAAAaaggaaattatatatatatatatatatgtatatgtatatgtatcaCCCTTTTAGAGTAGTTAACATTGGATAATTCCATCATTTTTGCCCCCTTCTTAATTATATAAGATTCAATTAGCAAATTAACTAAGAGCGGTGTATTATAGTACGAAATTGAACTCACAATCTTAAGTTCACCAAGAATATCTGCAGTTGGATGCTCCTTGTCTTTGCAAACAGCAACTACTTCTTCACGGGCCTTGATTTGCCATTCTTGATGGATTGCTAGAAGGATAAATGACCAAGTTAAGACAGTAGCGCTTGTCTCCTTTCCTGCGAAGTAAAATGTCTTGCATTCGTCTATAATTTCCTCAACCTCCAATTTCTCTTGTTCACCATCATGATTCTTATAGGAAGAAGTTAACAAGCTAAGTAAGTTTCGAGATTTCTCCTCTCTCCTGTTGCTAGCAGCCGCCTCAATTAGCTTCTCTATTGATCCGCGAATTTCCTGGTCTAGTCTCCACTGCTCTTTATTCTTTTCTGTTGGCAAAAACCTGTGTCATCAATCATCATTAACAACCTGACAATTAATCATTAGAAACCATCtcatgattaattaatattttggtttgtttcttgGTATTTAACCTGAACCCTGGAATAGGGACATGCGAGTAATACAGGGAGGCAAGGTGCATTTGCTTTTCTTGTAGCTCAAAAATACGCGTTCCTTCTTCAAAACTACTTCCAAAAATTGTCCTGGAAACAATATCTGCTGAGAGGTTTTGCATTTCTTTGTGCACATCCATCTCGAATTCTTCTCTTCCTGCTCTTTGTCCCTCCCAATTCTCAAGCATGTCCGTTATGCCAGCCACAATTTTTGGCACCCACCCCTgttgaaaggaaaacaaagatcAGGTCGTCGTCGTGTGCATGGCAAATCACTTATTTTGGTTTGTCactttgaagtttgaacttTGACCAACGAGCTCATTCAATTATCTCGCATGAATATAAACCTTCGATTCTTGCCCATTGTGATTTGAAGCAATCGGCATAACAAAGCCTTTTATACAATGGTTTCTAATAATTTCCAGAGAGGACAGAAAAGTTTAACGGTCCAATTTTCCTAATCTTTCCAAACAGATTCTTCTTCTAAAATTAGGGTACGTTTGGTTTTGTTGAAAATCAAAGCACACTAATGCTTTACCTATCAACCCGATATAAGCTTTGATATAATCAGGCTTTGCTTctgtttaaaaaaatctcagcTTTTAAAAGCAAGAAATTACCAATCAATCACTACAattaactattaattttttattttacgtgACGAAACTattctttaactttttaaataaatatatatgatctatttatttaactttaactTTAACTTTAACTTTACATAACGaaactattatttaatttttaatattcgtTAACTTTAATTTTACTCATAgcaaattaatttgtttcatcAAACAACCATCCAAGCGCGCGTAgctctatttttctttctttttcttcatttgacatgtattattttgtttatttattttagttaattttatatatcttcACTCATATCGACcctaatatacaaaaaaaaaaaaattatcttttgttcttatattgacattttgttttttaaacaatatttttaatataaaagtaatCAAGTAATTGTTGCTTTTTTATAAACTTAACTAGCAGCGTATAAATAACTGTAACCAAACACTTCATACagtttttattttcagtatTTGTGTGGGCAACAATAACATCTGCTTAACTTATAAAAAACTACAACACAGAGCCttggtaagatttttttaaaacaaagttgTAGTTTCTTAAACttgcataaataaaatatgatcagTATTATTTGCGATTCAAATAAAAAGCTCAAGtagagcttcttttttttttttttttctaaactgaaAGAAAGATGGGTCACCAATACGCTCACCTTAACTTGCTCCATGTTCAAGGCCGAGCTACTGATCCTCCTGTGAACAGCCCACTTCTCACCCGTGAGCTCCATAAGTCCCTTGTCTCCCAAGAGCTGCTTTGTCACGGGGTCGAACTTCATCCTCTCAAATGGTCCGCCAGTATTTATCAGAACCTCTTTAATTGTGGCTGGGTCGGATAGAAACCAACCTGGGCTTGGCTCCAAACCAGTATAAGTAGGTCTTACCGTGCATTTTAGACCCACACGCTGTAAGTTGGAAAAACACGATGAAGAATATTGTGGTGAAATGGTGGAGCTATTGGCTTTGATAGAGCTTCTTTCACTAAGCGACGCTTCTCAGCCGTGTTACCAAATATGGGACAGTAGCCAGGGCCACCTATGCCTTGTTTGTAGAAGTGGTGTTGGATTTTGTAAGGAACCCATAATATTGAGTAGAAAAATTTGGTCAGGACAGCTACAAGAATAACCAAGATGGTTGTAGAAACCGAAACTAATATGAGATCATACATGGTGTTGATGGGACCTCAGAAGAGAGAGCTTAGGTAATATTGCTGAATCTTTTGATGAAGATCTCTACAGGGAGAGTGTTGATAATTAAGTCTATGTTCACTGCTTGGTTAGTGCTTGCTCAATAAATCCACGCCATTCCTTTTTGAGATCCCCTAGGTAGTGGATGCCATTGGCtttatctttctttaattttctttgtttatagATTAATGCGTGCCATAAGACCGTACACCTCAGCAATCAGCACGTGATTTGGGGAGTTTTACAGATGGCCAAGTGCATCTTTTCTGAgccaaaaatcatttaaatactAAGCACGGGAGAGAATCTTGTTGGAAAATAATCAGCACGTGATTTGGGGAGTGATTGTGTTTTTTACCCGCGGCGTAACGTGATTCGGGGAGTAATAGGTTTTTTTAGCggaatggattatttttttcaattttaaaaaatatataaagttaaaaatttaatgcatgtcagataaaaataattttaaaatattgaggacagcatattgttttaaaagaaataatacaacATATTGAATTAATCTCGGATAATTATGAGAATGCGGTATATTGACTCCCATGATTGggtctttagtttttttttttacaattaaagtAGATGATATGTCATCCGTctcaaactatttaaaaaaaaatgaaacaatgtgTAATGTAACACTCTCCATACATACATGTAATCATTCCTTAGTTTATCATGACTTTTACAACTTTTAGagagatatttgttttaaatctaTTGAAATATTGACCGTCTTCTTTATACCGGGAAATTTCAAATTATCAACTAAAATCTATTATACTTCAACTATGTAACccctaaacccgaaacccgaaaccccaaacccttagaccctaaaccctaaaccctaaaccctaaaccctaaaccccgaaccccaaaccccaacccaaactctaaaccctaaaccctaaaccctaaaaccccatacactaaaccctaaacccttttttaaaccctaaaaccctaaaccctaaaaccttaaaaccctaaacccgaaaccctaaaaccctaaaaccctataCCCTAAAACCCtataccctaaaccctaaaaccctaaaaccctataCCCGAAaccataaaccctaaaaccctaaaacccgaaacccgaaacccgaaaccctaaaaccctaacccctaacccctaaacccgaaacccgaaaccccaaacccttagacccgaaacccgaaacccttaaacccgaaaccccaaacccaaaaacccaaaaaccctaaacccaaaaacccaaaaaccctaaaccctaaaccgtaTTTTTTGCATGTTGTATGCTTCCTAATACAACTAATTCATGCATCATTAACATATAACATGCAAAAAAATTATCCTCCCTCCCCTCAATATATTCTCATTTACTCATTAACATAATTCATGCATCATTAACATATAACATGCAAAATTAAGTGGACTAaggtcaccttctcctttccttgTAATGATTTGTCTCATTTACTCATTGTTAACATGATAACACAtattacaaggtttatcaagtacaaatttataaatttttttcctccCATTCAACCCTTATATGGTCGGCTACTGATATCCTTCGGTCATTGATTTTTCTCTAGTAATTTTGCATGATTTTCATGTtcaaaaaaacttataatagtTTCATTAACTCATTCTAACAAATTCTGCAATTCCTTTAATTTTCACTCAAGAACCATAACTTACAAAATCTTAAATTGATGCAGAATTCataatcaaatttcaaattggATTTCACAATTAGGTCTAGGTTGTGtagtattatagaatgtatatcatgtatatctatacataggatattaatgtaatgtaggattaatccaatgttgtaatccctaTGGTTACTACTGTATTCTgccctacatatataaataggaaaggttggctaaggctaaACCTAAGACATTCAGtaattctcaacttggtatcagagctaggttAAATTAAAACACTTAGCCGGCAGCCTTCTCTTTCTCTACAACAATGGATTCTTCTCAGCCGGCAGCCTTCTCCTCCTCTGCAGCAGCCCCTGTTGTCCCACCTCCTTCGctataattttcttcttcagcCGCAGGACAGCTCTTTTCTTCAGCCTCAATTATGCAGTGGCCACAGCACACTAATATTGGCCATGCTCTTCTCAATCCGGACAATCCTCCTCTGCTCAATCCGGAcaatgctcctctgctgccatCTTCGTCTGCTGAAATTACAGCAGCCTCTGCCTCTGCCGTAGCAATTGTGTCCCTCTCACACACCCATCAGGTCATCTCTATGAAATTAACGAATACCAATTACTTGTATTGGCGAATGCAGATGAAACCATACCtcttaggccaaggagttttcgGCTTTGTTGATGGTTCAAACTCCTACCCCTCTCCACATATTCCTGCTGCCGATGGTGCTACTCTTCAGGTATCTCAATCCTTTCTTCGTTGGAAACAACAGGATCAATTAATTCTAAGTGCCTTGCTCTCTTCGCTGTCCATGGAAGTTCTTCATCTTGTTGTTGATTGTCCAACCTCATGTTCTGTCTGGCTCACACTTGAGCAAGCTCTAGCCTCTACATCCAATTCCCGTATTATGCAATTACATGGTTCCCTTCAAGAACTTCGACAAGGTGATGATTCGGTAACTCATTTTTTGCAAAAAGCTAAGACTTTATTTGATGAGCTAGCAGCTGCTGGCCGGCCTATCTCGCTAACCGATTTTAATCTCTATATATTTCGTGGCCTTCGCGGAGAATTTAAGGACTTAGTAACAAGTCTTATTACAAGGGCGGATCCTCTACCATATGCAGATTTGCTTAGTCATCTACTAACTCATGAATTTATTCATAAAACCTCTCATTTGTCTATGGGATCTGCTGCCAACGCCAACCAACCACTGCTGCCCACGCCACCTTCAGCACTACTGTCTCAACGCTACAATTCTGCTCAGTTTGGAAGACATAGGGGCGTGGCAGCTGGCGTTCTCCTTCTCACCGAGGAAACCGAAATAATTCCTACAGGTCTAATTTTCGTAACCCTCCAACTAATTATAATTCTGCTCCTCTATATGGCACCGAAAATAGGCACAGCAGCTGGCAAAGGAAATTGGCAGCGCCGAGGCTCAAATTCCCGCTGTCAGCTATGCAACAATTATGGACACACTGCTCCTCAGTGTTCCCAACTTCAGCAACGCAGTCATGGCCCGCAACACAGTGCCAATTTGGCATTCAATAATTCTACCTCTGCTGCTGAATGGTTTCCGGACACCGGTGCAAACCAACACGTCACACCCGACCTTGCAACCTTGACTGCTTCAGAACCATAcaatggtaatgataatttgcatgttggtgatggtaagggactTTCCATATCTAATATTAgccatacaaaaatatataacccACATCGTTCATTCACTTTATCTAATGTTCtacatgttcctgcaatcacgaaACCTCTGCTTTCTGTTCAAAAATTTTGTCtcgataatcatgtttattttgaatttcacccttttctgttttatgtcaaggatctcaacaccaatgaagtccttctctcaggtcagagtaaagatggtctctatactTTATCCAAGTTCAGGTCTTCTGTCATGTCAactcctcaagcctattggtcttcTTGCACCTCTGCCTCTGCTGATTTGTGGCACCGTCGCCTAGGTCATCCTACCTCccgtatttttaaatttttagtctcgaaaaataagatcatgtgtaaCAACAaaagtcttaattttcaatgccaaagttgtcctttaggaaaatcgtCACGTTTGTCTTTAcgacctactggtcacaaaacttctgctccgcttgaattaatttttagtgatgtgtgGGGTCCTGCTCCCCTTTTTTCTTCGGATggttatcgttattttgttatatttgttgatgcgcacacaaaatatatatggtattatccAATTGTTGCAAAATCTGATGTTTACTCTATCTTTCAtgaatttcaaactcttgtcgaacgtcagttttctttaaaaataaaatctgttcaaactgattggggcggtgaatatCGCAAACTCTCCACTTTCTTCCAAACtgttggtattcatcatcgtctgatatGTCCACATACTCACGAACAAAATGGAATGGTAGAAAgacgtcataggcatattgtggaaaccgGTCTTACTCTTCTAGGTCAATGTAAAGCTCCTTTTCGTTTTTGGAATTATGCATTTGATACTTCGGTTTATCTCATTAATCGTATGCCTACTTCTGTTCTTGATAATCGATCtccttttgattgtttgtttcaacggtctcctgattatcaatTTTTACGTACTTTTGGATGtctatgttttcctttcttgcGTCCCTATAATAATCacaaattagattttcggtcttctccttgtatatttttttgctaCAGTCCCTCTCACcttggttatcgatgttttGATATTGAATCTCATCGCATGTATatctcccgtcatgttcgttttcatgaaaatgtttttccGTTTGATAAATCTGAACAGATTGCACAGGTTCCCTCTCAAACCCATACACCATCCCCCTATTACCATCCTCCCAAATCTCAACCTCTCACCATTGTTTACAGCTCAAAATCCATCCCCACCCGCCTCTACCTCTGCCCTACCTTACTGCCGACTCAAGCACCACAAGCCCCATATTTCCCTTGCCGATCACCCCATGCATCTTTATCTAACCATATTGTTGCAGCTCCAGGTTGCAGCTCAGTGTTTCCTGTTCTCCAGCACGGAGTTCTTGCGCATAGTGGGAGATCCTCTGGCTCGTCTTCAGCTCCTCTTTTTTCTGCCACCAATTCGGCTTCTGCCGACTCTGCCTCTACTGCCAGCTCTCCCCTTGCGGCAGCTTCTTCACCGGATTCTTCTCCTGGACTAATCTGGTGGTGGATCTCTCCGCCTATCCGTTGCATCATGACACCTCTGTCATGCCTCCTCCACCTGCGTCACAGCCAGTTCTCAACCGACACCCTATGATCCTTTCGATCACGACAGCCAAAACATGCCTATATGGTGTCCTCTGCTGCCTCTACTGCAGCTGTTTCACGGGTATTGCTCTCTCCCTCCTCTAAACCTGTTGCCTTTTCTGATGCAGATAAGTATATGGCTTTGCATGATGccatgtgtgatgagatcaagGCTTTACGATCCAATCATACTTGGTCTCTAGTGCCCTTTCATCATCGATGAATGTTGTGGGCAGCCGATGGTATATCGTATCAAACGTCGTATTGATGGCAGCATCGAACGTTATAAAAGCCCGTCTAGTTTGCTAGAGGCTTTACTCAACAGGAAggcattgattattctgaaactttCAGCCGGACAGCtttattaagcaggccaccgTCAGATTAGTCTTTTCCATTGCAGTTTCCCGCAATTGGAAGAtccatcagcttgatattcataatgcttttctcaatggtgttcttactgaagaggtctacatgaaacaacctccaggtttt
It encodes the following:
- the LOC118056217 gene encoding cytochrome P450 734A1-like → MKFDPVTKQLLGDKGLMELTGEKWAVHRRISSSALNMEQVKGWVPKIVAGITDMLENWEGQRAGREEFEMDVHKEMQNLSADIVSRTIFGSSFEEGTRIFELQEKQMHLASLYYSHVPIPGFRFLPTEKNKEQWRLDQEIRGSIEKLIEAAASNRREEKSRNLLSLLTSSYKNHDGEQEKLEVEEIIDECKTFYFAGKETSATVLTWSFILLAIHQEWQIKAREEVVAVCKDKEHPTADILGELKIINMILHEAIRLYTPVTMLVRETCKDVKLQGLHIPANTPLILAVIANHHDTKIWGEDADKFNPLRFCEPRKHSSSFFPWGLGPRTCVGQKLALVEIKLVLAVIIRQFSFVVSPKYVHAPADFLTVQPQYGAQILFRKILN